From Chionomys nivalis chromosome 21, mChiNiv1.1, whole genome shotgun sequence, a single genomic window includes:
- the Cfap20 gene encoding cilia- and flagella-associated protein 20: MFKNTFQSGFLSILYSIGSKPLQIWDKKVRNGHIKRITDNDIQSLVLEIEGTNVSTTYITCPADPKKTLGIKLPFLVMIIKNLKKYFTFEVQVLDDKNVRRRFRASNYQSTTRVKPFICTMPMRLDDGWNQIQFNLSDFTRRAYGTNYIETLRVQIHANCRIRRVYFSDRLYSEDELPAEFKLYLPVQNKAKQ, translated from the exons ATGTTCAAGAACACGTTCCAGAGCggcttcctctccatcctctacAGCATCGGCAGCAAGCCCCTGCAGATCTGGGACAAAAAG GTACGGAATGGCCACATCAAAAGAATCACTGACAATGACATCCAGTCCCTGGTGCTAGAGATTGAAGGGACAAATGTCAG CACCACATACATCACATGCCCTGCAGACCCCAAGAAGACACTGGGGATTAAACTGCCTTTCCTCGTCATGATCATCAAAAACCTGaagaaatattttacatttgaaGTCCAG GTACTAGATGACAAAAACGTTCGCCGACGGTTTCGAGCAAGTAACTACCAGAGCACCACCCGCGTCAAGCCTTTCATCTGTACCATGCCCATGCGGCTGGATGACGGCTGGAACCAGATTCAGTTCAATTTGTCTGATTTCACCCGGCGGGCATACGGCACAAACTACATCGAGACCCTGAGAGTGCAG ATCCATGCAAACTGTCGCATCCGAAGGGTTTACTTCTCAGACAGACTCTACTCAGAAGATGAGCTGCCGGCAGAATTTAAACTGTATCTCCCTGTTCAGAACAAGGCCAAA caaTAA